The proteins below come from a single Zea mays cultivar B73 chromosome 8, Zm-B73-REFERENCE-NAM-5.0, whole genome shotgun sequence genomic window:
- the LOC100274170 gene encoding uncharacterized protein LOC100274170: MLLSAFLGDCLFSYPPPPLLPATTAAPRPSTRLPVPFPARLRPASLVARRLTAEAGEALSALSAAEGDDEYEAELQEEGFPSWAGGGEEEDYDHDPEIGDIMGDYFDDPKKGQTRMEDRIRKKRHKIVQTKTGSPNPMKVVFNKFDFSNSYIWFEFYNVLLPKDVTLISDSLRSWHIVGRLGGCNSMNMQLSQLPLDCKRLTYDALEGANVTPTSFYNIGDLEIQDNLARVWVDIGIHEPLLLDILLNALTTISSDHVGIKQVQFGGSEFLNWSEDLKTEEVGYSVCKI; this comes from the exons ATGCTGCTCTCTGCGTTTCTCGGCGATTGCTTGTTCAGCTACCCGCCGCCGCCTCTTCTACCCGCAACAACGGCTGCCCCGAGACCGAGCACGCGTCTCCCGGTTCCCTTTCCTGCTCGCCTCAGGCCCGCGTCCCTCGTCGCCCGACGGCTGACGGCGGAGGCGGGGGAGGCGCTGAGCGCGTTATCCGCCGCGGAGGGCGACGACGAATACGAAGCGGAGCTCCAGGAGGAAGGGTTTCCGAGctgggcgggcggcggcgaggaGGAGGACTACGACCACGACCCCGAAATCGGAGACATTATGGGGGACTACTTCGACGACCCCAAGAAGGGCCAAACCCGC ATGGAGGATAGGATAAGAAAGAAACGCCACAAGATCGTGCAAACCAAGACCGGCTCTCCAAACCCCATGAAGGTCGTCTTCAACAA ATTTGACTTCTCCAATTCCTATATATGGTTCGAGTTCTACAATGTTTTGTTGCCAAAAGATGTTACGTTGATTTCTGAT TCTCTGCGATCATGGCATATAGTTGGCCGTCTTGGTGGCTGCAATTCTATGAATATGCAG TTATCGCAATTGCCTTTAGATTGTAAAAGGCTGACTTATGATGCTCTTGAAGGAGCTAACGTCACTCCGACGTCCTTTTACAACATTGGTGATCTTGAGATTCAAGATAATCTAGCACGAGTATG GGTAGACATTGGTATTCATGAGCCATTGCTTCTGGACATCCTGCTTAATGCCTTAACAACAATAAGTTCAGA TCATGTTGGTATTAAGCAAGTACAGTTTGGAGGGTCAGAGTTTTTGAACTGGAGTGAGGACTTGAAGACAGAAGAAGTTGGATATAGTGTGTGCA